The Brassica napus cultivar Da-Ae chromosome C7, Da-Ae, whole genome shotgun sequence genome has a segment encoding these proteins:
- the LOC106410196 gene encoding uncharacterized protein LOC106410196 isoform X1: protein MVNSQVLLTDLKAGPCSNVVEVWLRFGEARNVRKGGELMSIDILFVDENSTVTQGSVGANRQLRFMDGLCEGSLYTLTGFEVTRSNTNFRLSDAPFSIRFNEGTKLEKIPASLFSETGFFRSFFLVS, encoded by the exons ATGGTGAATTCACAAGTCCTTCTTACCGATTTGAAAGCAGGCCCGTGTTCCAACGTTGTCGAGGTTTGGTTGCGATTCGGGGAGGCCAGAAACGTGAGGAAAGGTGGTGAATTGATGAGTATTGACATACTTTTTGTCGATGAGAAT TCAACGGTTACGCAAGGATCTGTTGGTGCGAACCGTCAGCTTAGGTTCATGGATGGTTTATGCGAAGGCTCTCTTTACACGTTAACCGGATTTGAAGTCACACGCAGCAACACCAATTTTCGTTTGTCTGATGCTCCTTTCTCGATTCGGTTCAATGAAGGAACCAAACTTGAGAAGATACCGGCGTCTTTATTCTCTGAAACAGGCTTTTTCAGGTCTTTCTTCTTAGTGTCTTAA
- the LOC106410196 gene encoding uncharacterized protein LOC106410196 isoform X2: MVNSQVLLTDLKAGPCSNVVEVWLRFGEARNVRKGGELMSIDILFVDENSTVTQGSVGANRQLRFMDGLCEGSLYTLTGFEVTRSNTNFRLSDAPFSIRFNEGTKLEKIPASLFSETGFFRC, encoded by the exons ATGGTGAATTCACAAGTCCTTCTTACCGATTTGAAAGCAGGCCCGTGTTCCAACGTTGTCGAGGTTTGGTTGCGATTCGGGGAGGCCAGAAACGTGAGGAAAGGTGGTGAATTGATGAGTATTGACATACTTTTTGTCGATGAGAAT TCAACGGTTACGCAAGGATCTGTTGGTGCGAACCGTCAGCTTAGGTTCATGGATGGTTTATGCGAAGGCTCTCTTTACACGTTAACCGGATTTGAAGTCACACGCAGCAACACCAATTTTCGTTTGTCTGATGCTCCTTTCTCGATTCGGTTCAATGAAGGAACCAAACTTGAGAAGATACCGGCGTCTTTATTCTCTGAAACAGGCTTTTTCAG ATGCTAA